From a single Haladaptatus caseinilyticus genomic region:
- a CDS encoding P-loop NTPase family protein yields MTGSLQSLVLDQLLLDQGSAIWVDAHGHGTTQPLTRITPSMRVLDRIHIARAFTPWQHQSLVEDLADELTDETTIAVLPAVDWFYRSEDLPRGDDERMLSTASDRIEPLAERFEILVLLTLQTDDTLTALIHNIADQMIRCEQTQFGPRFAGDEHKTLVYPLENGLVQTTLAYWKRILANRHPAVVDADVSSEVSVNGAY; encoded by the coding sequence ATGACTGGGTCACTTCAGTCGCTCGTCCTCGACCAGCTACTCCTCGATCAGGGGTCGGCCATCTGGGTCGATGCTCACGGACACGGAACGACACAGCCACTGACACGGATTACGCCATCAATGCGCGTTCTTGATCGGATTCACATCGCTCGTGCATTCACTCCATGGCAACACCAGAGTCTTGTGGAAGATCTTGCTGATGAACTTACAGACGAGACGACGATTGCTGTCCTTCCCGCAGTTGACTGGTTTTACCGGTCAGAGGATCTTCCGCGGGGCGACGATGAGCGGATGCTCTCGACTGCGTCCGATCGGATTGAACCACTTGCCGAGCGGTTTGAGATTCTGGTGCTGCTGACGTTGCAGACAGACGATACGCTGACAGCACTGATCCACAACATCGCCGATCAGATGATTCGGTGTGAACAGACGCAGTTTGGGCCACGGTTTGCGGGTGATGAGCACAAGACATTGGTCTATCCACTCGAGAATGGGTTGGTGCAAACGACGCTCGCGTATTGGAAACGCATTCTCGCCAATCGGCACCCAGCGGTCGTTGATGCTGACGTTTCATCGGAGGTGAGTGTCAATGGGGCGTACTGA
- a CDS encoding dihydrodipicolinate synthase family protein, translated as MSLSDDKVRKRLRGVAVGLLTPFGEESEIQYEKLEENAKSIYNEGIRTFLSTANISEYHSLTHDERVEVAETNVDAVPSDACVLAGVGGNTVEAQQLIREYDDVGVDAMMIMPPDHTYVHEQGLLQYYRKLTSVTETPLVPYVRGFNPSVEFLRDMSSVEGIVGIKYALEDPLKLGASVAAGDDDLVWVDGLAEPFSISFWNEGIEGFSAGVSNFRPKVGLELFDALSSGDWEYARQLRNICLPYQNFRGETGQNNTIPGAISVPAVKKGLDLAGLHGGQVREPICPLSPEEERRAEELYRQLDDDIEQVIG; from the coding sequence ATGTCTTTGTCAGATGACAAGGTACGGAAGCGTCTCCGAGGCGTTGCAGTTGGTTTGTTGACTCCATTCGGTGAAGAGTCGGAGATCCAATACGAGAAGCTCGAAGAAAACGCCAAATCGATCTACAACGAAGGAATTCGGACGTTTCTCTCAACCGCGAATATAAGCGAATATCATTCGTTGACCCATGATGAGAGGGTGGAAGTGGCCGAAACGAACGTTGACGCAGTGCCATCGGATGCATGTGTACTCGCTGGAGTCGGTGGCAATACGGTGGAAGCACAACAGCTTATTCGAGAGTACGACGACGTCGGTGTTGATGCAATGATGATCATGCCTCCGGATCATACATACGTTCACGAACAGGGGCTCCTCCAGTATTATCGAAAACTCACATCGGTCACGGAGACACCACTGGTGCCGTACGTTCGAGGATTCAACCCGTCGGTCGAATTCCTCCGTGATATGAGCAGTGTGGAAGGCATCGTCGGCATCAAGTATGCGCTCGAAGATCCGTTGAAACTTGGAGCGAGTGTCGCCGCCGGGGATGACGATTTGGTTTGGGTTGACGGTCTCGCCGAACCGTTTTCGATCTCGTTCTGGAACGAGGGCATCGAGGGCTTCTCCGCCGGCGTCAGTAACTTTCGACCGAAAGTCGGCCTTGAACTCTTTGACGCGCTCTCGTCCGGGGACTGGGAATATGCTCGGCAGCTCCGGAACATTTGCCTACCCTATCAGAACTTCCGTGGGGAAACCGGCCAGAACAATACAATCCCCGGAGCGATCAGTGTCCCGGCGGTGAAGAAGGGACTCGATCTCGCTGGCCTCCACGGCGGGCAGGTACGTGAGCCGATCTGTCCGCTTTCGCCGGAGGAAGAACGCCGGGCGGAAGAACTTTATCGACAACTCGACGATGACATCGAACAGGTAATCGGATGA
- a CDS encoding nucleotidyltransferase domain-containing protein, giving the protein MESESSQQTMSTGGEETSGATIQVPVPANNSNLYRHKATDELLQFLIDRPFEEYTIRTLASMVDVTHRSVGKAVDVLAANDLVHIRHEGNKKLVSINRERVTIPDNSLLRIPQAEFHAPVRAVVETLNGELDDVLGILVYGSVARGEADRQSDIDLWVLVREHRGRNQRRAAQISKELASDQFNDERYDYHIVVESPASVPAHTEDIAETVVSGITLSKTDEFEKFQSIMEDLVDE; this is encoded by the coding sequence ATGGAGAGCGAAAGTAGCCAACAAACGATGTCAACAGGAGGTGAAGAAACATCCGGAGCGACGATACAGGTGCCTGTACCAGCCAACAATTCAAATCTCTATCGGCACAAAGCAACGGATGAATTACTCCAGTTTTTAATTGACCGCCCGTTCGAAGAGTATACGATCCGAACACTTGCGTCCATGGTAGACGTCACACATCGATCCGTCGGAAAAGCAGTCGACGTGCTCGCAGCAAATGATCTCGTCCACATTCGACACGAAGGGAACAAGAAGCTCGTCAGTATCAATCGGGAGCGGGTGACCATTCCAGACAATTCCTTGCTTCGTATCCCACAGGCAGAATTCCACGCACCGGTACGAGCCGTTGTCGAGACACTGAATGGTGAACTCGATGACGTCCTCGGAATTCTCGTCTACGGGAGTGTCGCACGTGGTGAAGCGGATCGACAAAGCGACATTGATCTCTGGGTGCTGGTTCGAGAACACCGAGGACGCAACCAACGACGTGCAGCTCAAATCAGTAAAGAGCTCGCATCAGACCAATTCAACGATGAACGATACGACTATCATATCGTTGTTGAATCTCCTGCGTCTGTGCCCGCACACACAGAAGATATCGCTGAAACCGTCGTCTCTGGGATCACACTTTCCAAGACCGATGAGTTCGAGAAATTCCAATCGATAATGGAGGATCTAGTCGATGAGTGA
- a CDS encoding HVO_A0114 family putative DNA-binding protein gives MFESTRSDTPSTPASEQSRHDRRKQMARALARGGMDGIHVLSHESAAETLTPKRRDLITYLAENEVASVRDLARQLDRDKGQVSRDLETLARHGVVSFETDGRAKKPYLQHEHVVVEPIV, from the coding sequence ATGTTTGAATCCACACGATCGGATACACCCTCGACACCCGCCTCGGAGCAGTCACGCCATGACCGCCGGAAACAGATGGCACGAGCGCTTGCTCGCGGTGGAATGGACGGCATCCATGTCCTGAGCCACGAAAGCGCGGCTGAAACCCTCACTCCAAAACGACGCGACCTCATTACCTACCTTGCCGAGAATGAGGTTGCGTCAGTTCGTGATCTCGCACGCCAACTTGACCGCGATAAGGGGCAAGTGAGTCGTGACCTTGAAACGCTAGCTCGCCATGGCGTTGTCAGCTTCGAGACGGATGGGCGTGCGAAGAAGCCGTATCTGCAGCACGAACACGTTGTTGTTGAGCCAATCGTTTAG
- a CDS encoding HalOD1 output domain-containing protein produces MSTNETIDLESSSSELVTGVVDVLIDVIEPAAGQTTLSLYEYVNPDALEDIIAASASKKSDVEVRFTVEDYLVTVRSDHTILIYEPLGVQR; encoded by the coding sequence ATCTCCACCAATGAGACGATCGATCTCGAATCATCGAGTTCGGAACTTGTTACTGGTGTCGTCGACGTTCTCATTGACGTGATCGAGCCGGCAGCTGGCCAGACCACACTCTCGCTGTACGAGTACGTGAACCCAGATGCGCTCGAAGATATCATCGCAGCAAGCGCATCAAAAAAGAGTGACGTTGAGGTGCGATTCACGGTTGAAGACTATCTTGTCACCGTTCGAAGTGACCATACCATCCTCATCTATGAACCGCTCGGGGTCCAACGATAA
- a CDS encoding NAD-dependent epimerase/dehydratase family protein — translation MNVLLTGTYGRCGTAIIDHLHDRQNYQFTYLNRSDRPDNHPYGGFDTVIANVSDYDTMRSAFDGQDAVIHLAAYPYVDGTWHDVFEPNVIGMLNALEAAREAEVETFVFGSTNHVVGMYERENSPEIYHPDTDIVLDHTVSVRPDSFYGTTKSFGENLGRYYVENYEYPKRFYALRICSVRDKAYDHPYGDAENGVEEGEFERGSSEYNEQVARMKAMWQSRRDFAHQVDCCLQDENVEFDVFYGVSDNYRRWFDLEHARSKIDYRPQDDGEEWNAPP, via the coding sequence ATGAACGTTCTCTTGACGGGTACGTATGGTCGTTGCGGTACAGCCATCATTGACCATCTTCACGACCGACAGAATTATCAGTTCACGTATTTAAACCGATCGGATCGTCCCGACAATCATCCGTATGGAGGGTTCGACACTGTAATCGCAAACGTCTCGGATTACGACACGATGCGATCCGCATTCGACGGACAGGACGCGGTCATTCATCTCGCCGCATATCCGTACGTAGATGGGACTTGGCATGACGTTTTCGAGCCGAATGTCATCGGAATGCTCAACGCATTGGAGGCCGCCCGCGAAGCAGAGGTCGAAACGTTCGTTTTCGGATCGACGAACCATGTGGTTGGGATGTACGAGCGCGAGAATTCGCCCGAAATCTATCACCCCGATACCGACATCGTACTCGATCACACCGTTTCCGTTCGTCCGGATTCCTTCTATGGGACCACCAAGAGTTTCGGTGAAAACCTCGGTCGCTATTATGTCGAGAATTATGAGTACCCGAAACGATTCTATGCCTTGCGGATCTGCAGCGTCCGTGACAAAGCGTACGACCATCCCTACGGCGACGCCGAAAACGGGGTGGAAGAAGGAGAATTCGAACGAGGAAGTTCGGAGTACAACGAACAGGTCGCTCGGATGAAGGCGATGTGGCAGTCCAGACGGGACTTCGCCCACCAAGTCGATTGTTGCCTTCAGGACGAAAACGTCGAATTCGACGTTTTCTATGGCGTCAGCGACAACTATCGACGCTGGTTCGATCTGGAGCATGCGCGGTCAAAAATCGACTACCGACCCCAGGACGACGGGGAGGAATGGAATGCCCCACCGTGA
- a CDS encoding ParA family protein, translated as MPNRPITACGYIDKGGVGKTTSIGHFGVALAEEGYDVLLIDLAGKQGDLAKLFGIVDEIDPEDWPNISTVFQPEWERVVEQLGDDAIDQLIHETAEGVDLIPAHQGLDSLDIELESKYSGPNKYNRLDEFITEFISGRYDVVLIDLPGMANNITYNGVWAAQHVLTPVEAGSFEADQARALQYDLQKLSDGYDRDVSLEMIIPNKIDMRTKLARRYLEQYEDEFGDALAPEPVPMSQDIRNATENGQTIFALEEPSGTAKEAIDAYRSNARALVERV; from the coding sequence ATGCCAAATAGACCAATTACAGCGTGTGGTTATATCGATAAAGGAGGTGTCGGGAAAACAACGAGTATTGGGCATTTCGGCGTAGCACTCGCCGAAGAAGGCTATGACGTTCTCCTCATCGACCTTGCCGGAAAACAAGGGGACCTCGCAAAACTCTTCGGTATTGTTGATGAGATCGATCCGGAAGATTGGCCCAACATCTCGACCGTGTTTCAACCGGAATGGGAACGTGTTGTTGAACAACTCGGCGATGACGCGATCGACCAGCTCATCCACGAGACTGCTGAAGGTGTCGATTTGATACCTGCCCATCAAGGTCTGGATTCGCTTGACATCGAACTCGAAAGCAAATACAGTGGTCCGAACAAGTACAATCGGTTGGATGAGTTCATTACAGAGTTCATCAGTGGGCGATATGACGTCGTTCTCATCGACTTGCCGGGAATGGCGAACAATATCACCTACAATGGCGTGTGGGCGGCCCAACACGTGCTCACCCCAGTTGAAGCAGGCTCTTTCGAGGCAGATCAGGCACGAGCGCTTCAATACGACCTGCAAAAGCTCTCGGATGGGTACGACCGTGATGTCTCATTGGAGATGATCATTCCGAACAAGATCGACATGCGCACAAAACTTGCGCGTCGTTACCTGGAGCAATACGAAGACGAATTCGGTGATGCACTTGCTCCTGAACCAGTGCCCATGTCCCAGGACATCAGAAATGCCACTGAAAATGGACAGACAATTTTTGCACTCGAAGAGCCGTCGGGAACCGCCAAGGAGGCTATTGACGCCTATCGGTCGAACGCCCGAGCCTTAGTCGAGCGAGTATAG
- a CDS encoding mandelate racemase/muconate lactonizing enzyme family protein, giving the protein MEIIDIEAIPLSHSLDEGRGVGSSRGIHITRSTTLVKLTAEDGSVGWGEAFAPARTTATVIEELFADKIVGMDPFAVESLAEQSYMEGYHFGGSAIVQCALSGIDVAMWDLIGKQVNKPVHQILGGKTTTSITPYASTMYVTEWEQDPSEPIERAVEEGFTAAKIKIGRGFEDDIERVRTAREILGDDADLMVDFNGNYRPKQVARSVENLSEFDIAWVEEPVPPENHSGYRQVRDLVDVPIAAGEAHYNRFEFKRLIDDRTVDIVQPNLGRCGGFSEARRIADMATTENVAVRPHVWNSSVGLAAAIQFAASISEYPHSEYVPEPLLFEFDRSENPLRDELLMESIDPTGGELDVSQGAGLGVSVDEAVVEQYRIDT; this is encoded by the coding sequence ATGGAAATCATTGATATAGAAGCGATTCCGCTCTCACACTCGCTCGACGAAGGCCGCGGTGTCGGAAGTTCGCGTGGAATCCACATCACTCGATCGACGACGCTCGTCAAACTGACGGCGGAGGATGGATCCGTTGGCTGGGGCGAAGCGTTTGCCCCAGCACGAACGACGGCTACCGTGATAGAGGAACTGTTCGCGGACAAAATCGTTGGAATGGACCCCTTTGCAGTCGAATCGCTCGCGGAACAATCCTACATGGAAGGCTATCACTTCGGCGGGAGTGCCATCGTTCAATGTGCGCTCAGCGGAATCGACGTCGCGATGTGGGATCTTATCGGAAAGCAGGTAAACAAACCCGTCCATCAAATTCTGGGTGGAAAGACGACGACGTCGATCACTCCGTACGCGTCGACGATGTACGTCACCGAGTGGGAGCAAGACCCTTCAGAACCGATCGAACGAGCCGTCGAGGAAGGATTTACCGCGGCGAAAATCAAGATCGGCCGCGGTTTCGAAGACGATATCGAGCGTGTCCGAACGGCGCGAGAGATTTTGGGGGATGACGCCGACCTGATGGTCGATTTTAATGGGAACTATCGACCGAAACAAGTCGCTCGCTCCGTCGAGAATCTCTCGGAGTTCGATATCGCGTGGGTTGAAGAGCCGGTTCCACCAGAAAACCATTCTGGATATCGGCAGGTTCGGGATCTCGTTGACGTTCCTATCGCGGCGGGGGAGGCTCATTACAACCGATTCGAGTTCAAACGTCTCATCGACGACCGAACTGTCGATATCGTACAGCCGAACCTCGGTCGGTGTGGGGGGTTTTCCGAAGCACGGCGCATCGCCGATATGGCGACGACGGAAAACGTAGCGGTTCGTCCCCACGTCTGGAACAGTAGTGTTGGATTAGCAGCAGCAATCCAGTTTGCCGCAAGCATATCGGAGTATCCACACTCGGAGTACGTTCCGGAGCCTCTTCTCTTCGAGTTCGACCGAAGCGAGAATCCCCTTCGGGATGAGCTGCTGATGGAGTCAATCGACCCGACAGGTGGCGAGTTGGACGTTTCTCAGGGGGCCGGACTGGGAGTCTCCGTTGACGAAGCCGTTGTGGAGCAGTACCGGATCGATACATAA
- a CDS encoding DNA-binding protein, giving the protein MSDDPKVVTDVLEQAHRSFERGGTPEEGLAELTEEEAQLKKACRLIAAAQTLQDQNGYHTAVVELAFGAIERSFEFYAIAMSDDAVHDFMDHEYAYQRAFALGVISDDLKEDFQALYNENRAASYYSGRAVTAEQADAMLELAITIHTFLRDHPRDHFNCLCR; this is encoded by the coding sequence ATGAGTGACGATCCGAAGGTGGTCACAGATGTACTCGAACAGGCCCATCGGTCTTTTGAGCGAGGTGGAACGCCGGAAGAAGGACTTGCCGAACTGACCGAAGAGGAAGCACAGCTCAAGAAGGCATGCCGTCTGATTGCTGCTGCACAGACCCTTCAGGATCAAAACGGCTATCATACAGCCGTCGTCGAACTCGCGTTTGGGGCGATTGAACGCTCATTCGAATTCTATGCTATCGCAATGAGCGACGATGCAGTCCATGATTTCATGGATCATGAGTACGCATACCAACGCGCGTTTGCACTGGGAGTGATCAGCGACGATTTGAAAGAAGACTTCCAAGCACTGTACAACGAGAACCGAGCGGCGTCGTACTATTCAGGGCGGGCAGTTACCGCCGAGCAGGCAGATGCGATGCTCGAACTTGCGATAACGATACATACGTTCCTTCGAGATCATCCACGAGATCATTTCAACTGCCTTTGTAGATGA
- a CDS encoding IclR family transcriptional regulator domain-containing protein, translating into MHSTAVDKAVLAEMTDEKMVDILDLHGMPSKTPATVTDLEELLDAIDAVRERGYARDVQEDISVSAMSRW; encoded by the coding sequence ATGCACTCAACAGCGGTCGACAAAGCGGTTCTGGCTGAAATGACTGATGAAAAAATGGTGGACATCCTTGATCTCCACGGGATGCCGTCTAAGACGCCAGCCACGGTTACTGACCTTGAGGAACTTCTCGATGCCATCGATGCCGTTCGTGAACGTGGCTATGCCCGCGATGTTCAAGAGGACATCAGTGTCTCGGCTATGTCGCGATGGTAG
- a CDS encoding DMT family transporter, whose translation MDPVLDNGMLYAVIGAIVWGYFLFLNKHRFGHVPSTVFMMLTFASAASWYVLVSLVSGMSVTVPAKYSLPHWLFIFGTVTTLAAGLLILFHSIKIGQVSYVAPISKITPVFVLPFEVLFLNEQLTTFQMLGVGLATLAVYIANYRGGNPSTPILKATTYRPAQLALLSAFVLAILNVAQRVVLQELAFPTTTWVILKLGGTAIILSPLAIRDWRSEFYEDLPKLVSAGVILIIGEHFIALTFAKIPASIASPILSIQAIIAVLLGGIVLNEENLRIRLAAAVIAVLGVGLIAA comes from the coding sequence ATGGACCCAGTTCTCGATAATGGTATGCTCTATGCGGTGATCGGTGCTATCGTCTGGGGATATTTCCTGTTCCTTAACAAGCATCGGTTCGGTCATGTTCCATCGACCGTTTTCATGATGCTCACCTTCGCGTCGGCAGCGAGTTGGTATGTACTGGTATCGTTGGTGAGTGGGATGTCGGTTACAGTACCTGCGAAGTATTCACTCCCCCATTGGCTGTTTATTTTTGGAACCGTCACGACATTAGCTGCGGGCCTCCTCATCCTGTTTCACTCGATCAAGATCGGTCAGGTGTCGTACGTTGCACCGATAAGCAAGATCACGCCCGTTTTTGTACTCCCCTTCGAAGTCCTTTTCCTGAACGAGCAGTTGACGACCTTTCAAATGCTGGGTGTGGGATTAGCGACTTTGGCGGTGTATATCGCCAATTATCGAGGAGGAAATCCCAGTACACCGATTTTGAAAGCGACAACGTATCGACCTGCACAGTTGGCACTCCTGAGTGCCTTTGTCTTGGCGATTTTGAACGTCGCTCAGCGAGTTGTCCTTCAGGAGTTGGCATTCCCGACGACAACGTGGGTCATTCTCAAACTGGGTGGCACAGCCATCATATTGTCACCGCTTGCCATTCGTGACTGGCGTTCCGAGTTTTACGAGGACCTACCGAAACTCGTCTCGGCAGGTGTTATATTGATAATTGGAGAGCACTTTATCGCGCTTACTTTTGCGAAGATTCCCGCGAGCATCGCCTCACCGATTCTAAGTATTCAAGCCATCATCGCAGTCTTATTGGGTGGGATTGTTTTGAACGAAGAGAACCTTCGAATCCGTCTAGCTGCTGCCGTCATCGCCGTGTTGGGAGTTGGACTCATCGCAGCGTGA